The Ichthyobacterium seriolicida sequence AATCCCACTTTTTTGCTAAAGGCCATTATCTTATCTTTTAGTTCTCCCTCATCTAATGGAGTCTGTCTGTTGAAAATAGGGACTGACTATAATAGAAGAGTAAAACAGATTCATAAACACGGAAAATGATATTACAACTATCCACGCGTATATCCAAAAGTCTTTCCCTGTTTCTTGATAAAACCATATTATCGCCGATAGTAATGTTGCGCTAATTATTAGTTTTAAAATCAAACTTTTTATTAAATCTAAAAAAAATAACCTTTTAGTCATTGTATTGAACCCAAATCTAGACTCTATCATAAATGTGAAATAATAAGAAAAAGGCATAGATATAATGTCGTTTGCAAACGATAATGCTCCTATAAAAATCAGAGATATAAGTAATTCATTATCTACGTAATTTCTAACTAGTTCATCTAGAAATGAAAAGCCATTTGACAGGATAAATACTACGATCAGAATAACTTTAAATAAAGAATTAAATAGAGAAAATTTATAATTGACTTTTTTATAATCTTGGGATTCTAAATACTTTTTTCTGTCATAAACATCTCTAAGAACGTCTGGTATGGGTTTGTCATAATAACTATAGTTGAAATAATTTACTATTTCATCAAAAATAAAAACATATAGTATAACAGCGATTATAAGTAAGTAATTAGGGTCCATTATCATTTTATTCTTCTTTTTATTCTTTTTTTCAGAGATTAATTATCTATTATATGAGCTGTTTAGTTTCCTTATGGAAATTTTGGATATTTTCTAAAATCTGGTTCTCTCTTTTCTAGAAAGGCATTTTTCCCTTCTTGAGATTCTTCCATTAGGTAATACATCAGAGTAGCATCTCCAGCGAATTCCATTAGCCCTACTTGTCCATCTAATTCAGCGTTTAATCCTCTTTTGATCATACGAATAGCCATTGGACTTCTCTTCAAGATAGTTTTACACCAATCTATGGTTTCATCCTCTAGTTTAGAAAATGGAACTACAGTATTTACCAATCCCATATCTAAAGCTTCCTGAGCCGTATACTGCTTGCATAAAAACCATATTTCACGTGCTTTTTTCTGCCCTATACTCCTAGCCAGATAGGACGAACCAAAACCAGCATCGAAACTACCTACTTTAGGACCAGTCTGCCCAAAACGGGCGTTATCAGAAGCGATAGTCAAATCGCATACTACGTGAAGCACATGACCTCCACCTATGGCAAATCCATTTACCATAGCTATAACAGGTTTTGGCAGAGAACGGATTTTTTTGTGTAGATCTAAGACGTTTAACCTAGGTGTTTGATCTTTTCCTATATATCCTCCCAAACCTTTTACATTCTGATCTCCTCCAGAGCAAAAAGCTTTATCTCCTTGTCCTGTGAGAATCACCACGCCTATATCTTGCCTCTCTCTACATATGTCAAAGGCGTCTAGCATCTCCATATTGGTTTCTGGACGAAAAGCATTATAAACTTCAGGTCTATTTATAGTGACCTTTGCTATGTTATTGTAAAACTCAAATTTTATATCTGTATACTCTTTAATTCTTGTCCATTCGACCATAATTTTTAACTCTATCTGTGATTCTTTAAGGTCGCGAATATAGTTACTTTGATTTTTACTTTATACCATAAAAAAAAGAAGCTGCCTCGGTTTTGAGACAGTTTCTTTTGAATTAAAGCCATTTTTAAAATCCTAAGAAGACTGTTGTTAACAAACGTCTTAGTCTCCTGATATTGGTGGTGCAGTTTATCCTGTTTGTTCTCCTGACATTGGTGTAGAAGGTGATGCTGGTACTCCTGTTCCTGCTGTTCCTGCTCCTGATTGTACTACTGGTGTTGGTGCTTGTTCTACTGTTGCTGCTTGTCCTGTCCCTGTGTTTGTGTTCTCTGTGCCTGCTGCTCCCTGTGCTTGTGTTGCTTCCTATGTTGCTGTTGTTTGTTCTACTGGCGCTGTTCCTGTTTGTGCTGGTTCTGCTGGTTGTGGCTCTGAACTATCATCAGCCTGGGCTTGAGACGGATTAGAGTTAGGGGCAGGGTCAACAGCCTTTTTGTATACAATAACCTTATATTCTTTTATAAATGGGTTCCCTTCTATTGTTTAAGTAATTGGAATAATAGATTCATAAGTATTTAATTCCAGGATTTTTTTAGAGAATTCTAATTTTAAACTCTTTATTTCTTTAGGGATTTTACTTTCAGAGTTCCCCCACATTCTAAATATTGATTATCCTTCCTAATTCTGAGTTTATTTTTTTTTGTAATACTATCAGCTTAGTAATGGAATGTATGATCTTAGATTTAAAATCCTGATCTTCTTCCTCGCTCAATCTCTTTTTTTCTTCGGCTATTATATCACTCAATCTAGCTGATTTGTATTTGAGTATCATCTCCATTACCGTAGAACTTATATTCTGCTTCCTACTTGAAAATATATTCTTTTCCTCCCACTGAGGACTAGGAGAATATTTTGTTATCAACACATTGGCAGTCACCTCTGAAATCTCTCTATCTGAGGAATTACAAAAATATTCAGAGTTTATCTCTTTGTTTTGATCTAGTAAATTACAAACCTCAACGAAGATCTTCCTGAATCTCTCATCGAAGAATTCTAATTCATCTTCATTTATTCTGTAACAGATTTCCTGAGCAACTGTAGATTTATAAGTCTTTATCTCTGTTTTTAGTTCTCCTTTGTCATCCTTAAATTCTATAATATCATCTACTAATATCTCTTCATTGCCATTGAGCAAGAGTAGCTTTATAATATTTCTTTCTATATCTTTAATAGCTCTATGCTTTATAGAACAGTCATCTCTGTCTTGAGTTTTTTCTATTAATCTAAAAGCTTCTTTTTCTTGCCTCTTTTCACTCTTTTCATTTTCCTGATATAAAAGCTGAGCCTCCTCTTTAAATAAATTATTTTCACTGATATTCATCAGTTTAGAACACTCTTTTATATAGATTTCTCTTTTAATGCTATCTGGGATTTTAGATATGCTCAAGACTATATCTTTTACCAGTTGGGATTTTTTAATTGGATTTTCTAAATCCTCCCTTGCAAGAGTATTTATCTTAAAAGTTATAAAATCAGTCGATTGGGTCTTTAAATAATTTATTACCGCATCGGTTTCTTGTTTTCTAGAATAAGAATCTGGATCTTCACCTTCTGGGAGTATCACTGCTTGAACATCTATTCCCTGTTCTAACATAATATCCATGCCTTTGAAAGAAGCTCTAATGCCAGCTTCATCTCCATCATAAACTATAGTGATATTATTTGTGAGGCGTTTTATAAGTATAATTTGCTCTTCAGACAGAGCCGTTCCCGAAGAAGAGACCACATTTTTTATTCCCCTTTGATATAGA is a genomic window containing:
- a CDS encoding M48 family metalloprotease, coding for MIMDPNYLLIIAVILYVFIFDEIVNYFNYSYYDKPIPDVLRDVYDRKKYLESQDYKKVNYKFSLFNSLFKVILIVVFILSNGFSFLDELVRNYVDNELLISLIFIGALSFANDIISMPFSYYFTFMIESRFGFNTMTKRLFFLDLIKSLILKLIISATLLSAIIWFYQETGKDFWIYAWIVVISFSVFMNLFYSSIIVSPYFQQTDSIR
- the dnaG gene encoding DNA primase; amino-acid sequence: MISQETIDEVFSVSNIEEVISDFITLKKSGQNYKGLSPFSNEKTPSFVVSPSKQIFKCFSSNKGGNVISFLMEHEHFTYPEAIKYLAKKYGIEVKETQRTEKEIIEKDEMESMFSVSEFAQSFFEDSLHNTTEGENTGLTYLEKRGFSIDIIKKFHLGYSPNQWDYFTKTALKKGFNISFLEKTGLTIVKEEMKIDRFKGRVIFPIHSMSGRVMGFGGRDLTDNKNTAKYLNSIDSLIYKKHKILYGLYHAKKHISKEDNCLLVEGYTDVISLYQRGIKNVVSSSGTALSEEQIILIKRLTNNITIVYDGDEAGIRASFKGMDIMLEQGIDVQAVILPEGEDPDSYSRKQETDAVINYLKTQSTDFITFKINTLAREDLENPIKKSQLVKDIVLSISKIPDSIKREIYIKECSKLMNISENNLFKEEAQLLYQENEKSEKRQEKEAFRLIEKTQDRDDCSIKHRAIKDIERNIIKLLLLNGNEEILVDDIIEFKDDKGELKTEIKTYKSTVAQEICYRINEDELEFFDERFRKIFVEVCNLLDQNKEINSEYFCNSSDREISEVTANVLITKYSPSPQWEEKNIFSSRKQNISSTVMEMILKYKSARLSDIIAEEKKRLSEEEDQDFKSKIIHSITKLIVLQKKINSELGRIINI
- the menB gene encoding 1,4-dihydroxy-2-naphthoyl-CoA synthase: MVEWTRIKEYTDIKFEFYNNIAKVTINRPEVYNAFRPETNMEMLDAFDICRERQDIGVVILTGQGDKAFCSGGDQNVKGLGGYIGKDQTPRLNVLDLHKKIRSLPKPVIAMVNGFAIGGGHVLHVVCDLTIASDNARFGQTGPKVGSFDAGFGSSYLARSIGQKKAREIWFLCKQYTAQEALDMGLVNTVVPFSKLEDETIDWCKTILKRSPMAIRMIKRGLNAELDGQVGLMEFAGDATLMYYLMEESQEGKNAFLEKREPDFRKYPKFP